The Mesorhizobium sp. NBSH29 genome has a segment encoding these proteins:
- a CDS encoding CBS domain-containing protein gives MTVKAILELKGHDVVTLGPNEKLSEAIKVLAEKRIGAIVITNGDRKIVGILSERDIVRAIAQAGSMALEHSVRDAMTAKVKICNAHHTVNEVMEIMTTGRFRHLPVEQNGMLDGIISIGDVVKRRIEDVEREASDIRAYIATA, from the coding sequence ATGACGGTGAAGGCAATTCTGGAACTTAAGGGCCATGACGTGGTGACCCTAGGACCCAACGAAAAGCTCTCGGAGGCCATAAAGGTGTTGGCCGAAAAGCGCATTGGTGCAATCGTCATCACCAATGGTGATCGCAAGATCGTCGGCATTTTGTCTGAACGCGATATCGTCCGCGCCATCGCGCAAGCCGGATCGATGGCGCTTGAGCACTCGGTGCGCGATGCGATGACGGCTAAAGTCAAAATCTGCAACGCCCATCATACAGTCAATGAAGTCATGGAGATCATGACAACAGGACGATTCCGTCACCTTCCGGTTGAGCAGAATGGCATGCTGGACGGGATCATCTCGATTGGTGATGTGGTCAAACGGCGGATCGAGGATGTCGAGCGTGAAGCCAGCGATATCCGGGCGTATATCGCGACTGCCTAG